In one window of Paraflavitalea soli DNA:
- a CDS encoding RagB/SusD family nutrient uptake outer membrane protein — translation MKKTLLKYTGILTALTLFMQVSCNKLVDLKPINEISDVDYWKSADQYKLAANEFYTYLISFGQVLYDPFGANSNGGSPHSDLRADLTYNINVFSNGNNPLIITDGNWNTGFTRLRAINYLLDKSTKYTNAPEIAQYVAEAKFFRAYVYFDLLQQYGAVPIIQKPLDVSSPELMAARNTRDEVVDFIVKDLEEAITVLPVETALGAANKGRISAGAAQAFLGRVTLYEGTWQKFRNGNAGRYNGLLDKSIAASNAVIAAPDYQLFAPAILGDSALKYLFILEDEKSNPAGLNKSTNKEYILANRYSFTQRQIRQNVTHTFWGYGLTKKFADLFLSEDGLPIDKSPLFQGYAQTRSEYRQRDHRMLYMMAIDSNYYWDNENPGARTTWTGDAADIASSRGRNNNATGSGYRNQKWATERRLNDNEEGYDWPVIRLAEVYLNYAEAVFERNETIADADLDKSLNLVRNRVNKAMPKLSNSLVSANNLDMRTEIRRERTIELFLEGFRLDDLKRWKTAETEMPMNLLGIKWKGTRWETRYLVNGNPPFPVDANGNLILETGRKWSDKNYLLPVPTQQIQLNPNLKPNNTGWE, via the coding sequence ATGAAAAAGACACTCCTAAAATATACAGGTATTCTGACGGCACTCACCCTCTTTATGCAGGTAAGCTGTAATAAGCTGGTAGACCTGAAGCCCATCAATGAAATATCCGATGTGGATTACTGGAAAAGCGCCGATCAATATAAACTGGCGGCCAATGAATTTTATACTTACCTGATCTCCTTTGGGCAGGTATTGTACGATCCGTTTGGCGCCAATTCCAACGGCGGCTCCCCGCATTCTGATCTCCGGGCCGACCTCACCTATAATATCAATGTGTTCAGCAATGGCAATAACCCGCTGATCATTACTGATGGTAACTGGAATACCGGGTTTACCAGGCTGCGGGCGATCAATTATTTGCTGGATAAATCTACTAAGTATACCAATGCTCCAGAGATCGCACAATATGTAGCGGAAGCGAAGTTCTTTCGCGCCTATGTATATTTCGATCTCCTGCAGCAGTATGGCGCCGTGCCGATCATTCAAAAGCCGCTCGATGTATCTTCTCCGGAATTGATGGCGGCACGCAATACCCGCGATGAAGTAGTTGACTTTATTGTGAAAGACCTGGAAGAGGCTATTACCGTGCTGCCTGTAGAAACGGCATTGGGCGCAGCGAATAAAGGACGCATCAGCGCGGGTGCAGCCCAGGCCTTCCTGGGCAGGGTCACCTTATACGAAGGCACCTGGCAAAAGTTCAGGAATGGCAATGCCGGGCGCTACAATGGTTTGCTTGATAAATCCATTGCCGCCAGCAATGCGGTGATAGCCGCGCCGGATTACCAGTTGTTTGCACCTGCTATTTTAGGCGATTCAGCGCTGAAATATCTGTTCATCCTCGAAGATGAAAAGAGTAACCCCGCCGGATTGAATAAATCCACCAACAAGGAATATATACTGGCCAACCGCTATTCCTTTACCCAGCGGCAGATCAGGCAAAACGTTACGCATACCTTTTGGGGTTATGGCCTCACCAAAAAGTTTGCCGACCTGTTCCTGAGCGAAGATGGCCTGCCCATCGATAAATCGCCTTTGTTCCAGGGCTATGCCCAGACCCGTTCTGAATACAGGCAGCGCGACCACCGGATGCTGTACATGATGGCGATCGACTCCAACTATTACTGGGATAATGAGAACCCTGGCGCTAGGACCACCTGGACGGGCGACGCCGCAGACATTGCCAGTTCACGAGGCCGTAACAACAATGCCACGGGCAGCGGTTACCGCAACCAGAAATGGGCGACGGAAAGAAGGCTGAATGATAATGAAGAAGGGTATGACTGGCCGGTGATCCGCCTGGCGGAAGTGTACCTCAATTATGCAGAGGCTGTCTTTGAACGCAACGAGACCATTGCCGATGCCGACCTGGATAAATCGCTCAACCTGGTGCGCAACCGGGTAAACAAAGCCATGCCCAAACTGAGTAATTCCCTGGTGAGTGCCAATAACCTCGATATGCGTACGGAGATCAGAAGGGAAAGGACCATTGAATTGTTCCTGGAAGGTTTCCGCCTGGATGATCTGAAGCGGTGGAAGACCGCCGAAACAGAAATGCCGATGAACCTGCTGGGCATAAAATGGAAGGGCACGCGCTGGGAAACACGATACCTGGTGAATGGCAATCCTCCTTTCCCGGTAGATGCCAATGGCAACCTGATCCTGGAAACGGGCAGGAAATGGTCAGACAAGAATTACCTGCTGCCTGTGCCCACGCAACAAATACAACTGAACCCCAACCTGAAGCCAAATAATACCGGTTGGGAATAA
- a CDS encoding glycoside hydrolase family 88 protein has protein sequence MKVNKCIVWMSVIAGWLLTGCSTGQPVQADKELDYCVTQLSKTIRTLSDPNRLPRSIARGKKDWRFVGYRDWTSGFWPGLLWYAYEYTHDEQWKQQAGLYSAALFPLVDSAAIDHDLGFQVYCSMGNGYRLTQDSTYKTILLRAADSLSKLFNPKVGTILSWPRAVPGTDWPLRHNTIMDNMINLELLFWAAKNGGGQQLYDMAVRHAETTMHNHFRPDYTSYHVVVYDTATGQKLRGITHQGFSDSSMWARGQSWAIYGYTMVYRETKDPRFLDFAQQVTDVYLARLPEDGVPYWDFEAPDIPQAPRDASAAAVTASALLELCTFVTDTAKANLYRTKAIAMLAALSSDKYQSREQNNAMLLHSTGHLPNGGEIDASIIYADYYYMEALLRLKKLKEGGLK, from the coding sequence ATGAAAGTGAACAAGTGTATAGTATGGATGAGCGTAATAGCCGGATGGTTGTTGACGGGTTGCTCTACCGGGCAGCCGGTGCAGGCCGATAAAGAACTGGACTATTGTGTTACCCAGCTATCTAAAACGATCCGTACCTTATCTGATCCCAACCGTTTACCACGCAGTATCGCCCGGGGGAAAAAGGATTGGCGTTTTGTAGGTTACCGCGACTGGACCAGCGGCTTTTGGCCTGGCTTGTTGTGGTATGCTTATGAATACACGCATGATGAACAATGGAAACAACAGGCCGGCCTTTATTCCGCCGCCTTATTTCCCCTGGTAGATTCTGCCGCTATCGATCATGATCTCGGTTTCCAGGTGTATTGCAGCATGGGCAATGGATACCGCTTAACGCAGGATAGCACGTACAAAACAATATTGTTGCGGGCGGCAGATAGTTTGTCCAAACTCTTTAATCCCAAAGTAGGCACCATCCTTTCCTGGCCGCGCGCGGTGCCCGGTACCGACTGGCCATTGCGGCACAATACGATCATGGACAATATGATCAACCTGGAACTCTTATTTTGGGCCGCTAAAAATGGTGGCGGCCAACAGCTCTATGATATGGCCGTGCGGCATGCGGAAACAACGATGCACAACCATTTCCGTCCGGATTATACATCTTATCACGTAGTAGTTTATGATACCGCCACCGGACAGAAGCTGAGGGGCATTACCCACCAGGGCTTTTCTGATAGCAGTATGTGGGCCAGGGGACAATCCTGGGCCATCTACGGTTATACCATGGTGTACCGCGAAACAAAGGACCCCCGGTTTCTCGACTTTGCCCAGCAGGTAACCGATGTATACCTGGCGAGGCTGCCGGAAGATGGGGTGCCTTATTGGGATTTTGAGGCGCCGGATATTCCCCAGGCGCCCAGGGATGCCTCGGCGGCAGCGGTGACGGCTTCCGCTTTGCTGGAGTTGTGCACCTTCGTAACAGACACTGCCAAAGCCAACCTGTACAGGACAAAAGCAATAGCCATGCTGGCTGCTCTTTCTTCTGACAAATACCAGAGCCGGGAACAGAACAATGCTATGCTGTTGCACAGCACCGGGCACTTGCCCAATGGCGGTGAAATAGATGCATCGATCATTTACGCAGATTATTATTATATGGAAGCATTGCTTCGTTTGAAGAAACTAAAAGAAGGAGGATTGAAATGA
- a CDS encoding DUF4979 domain-containing protein — MQARSTYFFIALLLLCQWSSAQTGLLNDSFATGNTYNWKAVSAGSTGQIINGQFVITPAPASGKYRGDFQKTGGVTFHAGAYPIVAIKMNKPPRCNFFFDTNLGSYNGANNNATKIASATGNIYYWDLSTGKLGTTVLSTTSPTTLSLFQFKIADIVYTQAEIAANDISYEIDWIKTFASVAELRAAVGVTNPPSFSFTGQFAHPGLLHNAADLQRIKGFVANQYGRPYQSYQLLLASSRSSASYNMAGPFQSLTRDNSLTVNGVPGGTVKGGVESDFLAAYYNALMYNITGNEAHALKATQIIDAYAATTVNIIGADAELNGLYGFMLANAAELMRYTYSGWSPQKQEQAGAMLRSVFYPVLQNFRPCGHGNWDIICMKALMAIAIYSNDTTMFNRVVNYFYHGEGNGSIDNYVLTAAGQLQESNRDQPHTMLALGSLAELSEMGLKQGVDLYAASGNAIMRGYEYTSKYNLGFTVDYQTAYDYCEKNYADYTPEAISPNGRGSFRAVFEIAYNHYVYRKGLQMPYTLKVMNVMGPEGAPFGADNPGYGSLFFYLNNAPDHPIDTTALPVDTTLGLINDNFTTTADGWAAVTSGSTATVQNGQLVITLVTQSNGKKRGDVKKTAGASLFTPNYPILAIKLKKPAAVNLTFDTNLGAYGNGANKWTGKVGEDVYYYDLTRVGFGPGPQFLSTAAPTTLSTFQFKVADVSSGEASYAVDWVKTVKTVADLENLVPHIAQNISFDPLPAALLGDTARQLGAVASSGLPVAYTSSDTTVAAVVDGVVTIKQAGTTTITASQPGDAAYLAATPVVRTLTVSPLHVTVQHLDGDQGAIANNSIRPYLQLVNEDTLAVAYGELTARYWLTAENFAGINTWIDYAQLGNSKVAMKYVPLSVPRAGAYGYIEYAFDPSAGILLPGNTSGPIQSRMANTDWSALQETDDYSYANNTAYAGNSHITLYRNAVLVWGEEPAAAAPQVMVKAWSSAQSSGQQTISTYLTLNNEGNMPVAYGDLSVRYWFTAEGAAPLNAWIDYARLSSSNILRSFHAVTPALAGADQYLEIRLNPALGNLYPASSTGNIQYRIAKSDWSVFTQANDHSYTAPAPLAVNDHITVYYKGELIYGTAPGAELLTNSGHQQATNTADKTDISTAAQQQVVLFPNPATGNLNIRLGKPEQGAQVQVYTLKGQLLLKQRITGTSHTISLQGLPVGMYNVEVRNGTMVTTKLVFKN; from the coding sequence ATGCAAGCCAGATCTACTTATTTTTTCATTGCCCTGCTGCTGCTCTGTCAGTGGTCCTCGGCGCAAACCGGGTTGCTGAACGATAGTTTCGCTACCGGTAATACCTACAATTGGAAAGCTGTTAGTGCAGGCTCCACCGGTCAGATCATAAACGGCCAGTTTGTGATCACGCCTGCACCGGCGTCCGGTAAATACCGGGGCGACTTTCAAAAAACAGGCGGTGTTACTTTTCACGCCGGTGCTTATCCCATTGTGGCGATCAAGATGAATAAGCCACCCCGTTGTAACTTCTTCTTCGATACCAACCTGGGTTCTTACAACGGCGCCAACAACAATGCTACCAAGATAGCCAGCGCCACCGGTAATATTTATTACTGGGACCTGTCTACAGGCAAACTGGGCACTACGGTGCTTTCTACTACCAGCCCTACCACGCTTAGTTTGTTCCAGTTTAAGATTGCCGACATTGTATATACCCAGGCTGAAATAGCCGCCAACGACATCAGTTATGAAATAGACTGGATCAAAACATTTGCTTCCGTGGCCGAGCTGCGGGCTGCTGTAGGGGTCACTAATCCGCCCAGCTTTTCTTTTACCGGTCAGTTTGCGCATCCGGGTTTGTTGCACAATGCTGCTGATCTGCAAAGGATAAAAGGTTTTGTTGCCAATCAATATGGCCGGCCTTACCAGAGCTATCAGTTGCTGCTGGCTTCCAGCCGTTCCTCGGCCAGTTACAATATGGCCGGTCCTTTTCAATCCCTCACGCGTGATAATTCATTAACCGTAAATGGTGTGCCCGGCGGCACGGTAAAGGGTGGGGTGGAAAGTGATTTCCTGGCCGCCTATTACAATGCCCTGATGTATAATATTACGGGCAATGAGGCCCATGCCTTAAAAGCTACCCAGATCATTGATGCGTATGCAGCTACCACTGTAAATATTATTGGAGCAGATGCCGAACTGAACGGGCTGTATGGCTTTATGCTGGCCAATGCAGCCGAACTGATGCGCTACACCTACAGCGGCTGGTCACCACAAAAACAGGAGCAGGCCGGGGCCATGTTGCGGTCGGTATTCTATCCTGTATTACAAAACTTCAGGCCCTGTGGGCATGGCAACTGGGATATCATTTGCATGAAAGCCCTGATGGCCATTGCCATCTATAGCAACGACACTACCATGTTCAACCGCGTGGTCAATTACTTTTACCATGGCGAAGGCAATGGCAGCATCGACAATTATGTATTGACCGCTGCCGGTCAGTTGCAGGAAAGCAACCGCGATCAGCCGCATACCATGCTGGCCCTTGGCTCCCTGGCTGAGCTGTCAGAAATGGGATTGAAGCAGGGTGTTGATCTTTATGCTGCTTCCGGCAATGCGATCATGCGCGGCTATGAGTACACTTCCAAATACAATCTTGGTTTTACCGTAGACTATCAGACGGCCTATGATTATTGCGAAAAGAACTATGCCGATTATACACCGGAAGCTATTTCTCCCAATGGTCGTGGTTCCTTCAGGGCTGTCTTTGAAATAGCGTACAACCATTATGTTTACCGCAAGGGGCTGCAAATGCCCTATACCCTGAAGGTGATGAATGTGATGGGGCCGGAAGGCGCACCGTTCGGGGCCGACAATCCTGGCTACGGCTCTTTATTCTTTTACCTCAACAATGCGCCTGATCATCCGATCGATACAACAGCCCTGCCGGTGGATACCACCCTGGGGTTGATCAATGACAACTTCACCACTACGGCCGATGGCTGGGCCGCTGTGACCAGCGGATCAACAGCCACGGTACAGAATGGTCAACTGGTGATCACCCTGGTAACCCAGTCGAATGGCAAGAAGCGGGGCGATGTAAAGAAGACGGCTGGCGCCAGTTTGTTCACACCCAACTATCCCATACTGGCCATCAAATTGAAAAAGCCGGCGGCCGTGAACCTTACTTTCGATACCAACCTCGGCGCTTATGGCAATGGCGCCAACAAATGGACGGGCAAGGTAGGGGAGGATGTCTATTATTATGACCTTACCAGGGTTGGTTTTGGTCCCGGACCGCAATTCCTGTCAACCGCTGCGCCTACTACCTTGTCAACTTTTCAGTTTAAAGTAGCCGACGTGAGCTCTGGCGAGGCCAGCTATGCAGTAGACTGGGTTAAAACAGTAAAGACCGTGGCCGACCTGGAAAACCTGGTGCCACATATTGCACAAAACATCAGCTTCGATCCCTTGCCGGCAGCCCTGCTGGGAGATACCGCCAGGCAGCTGGGCGCCGTGGCCAGCTCTGGTTTGCCGGTGGCTTATACCAGTTCCGATACGACGGTGGCTGCAGTGGTGGATGGTGTGGTGACGATCAAACAGGCGGGTACTACCACCATTACGGCCAGCCAGCCGGGTGATGCTGCTTACCTGGCTGCAACACCTGTGGTACGCACCCTCACCGTATCACCCCTGCATGTAACCGTTCAACACCTGGATGGAGACCAGGGAGCGATTGCCAACAACAGCATCCGTCCTTACCTGCAATTGGTGAATGAGGATACCCTGGCGGTAGCCTATGGTGAACTGACGGCCCGCTATTGGCTTACGGCAGAGAACTTTGCCGGTATCAATACCTGGATCGATTACGCGCAATTGGGCAATAGCAAGGTGGCCATGAAATATGTACCATTGAGTGTACCCCGCGCAGGCGCTTACGGATATATTGAATATGCCTTTGATCCATCGGCAGGCATCCTGCTGCCGGGCAATACCTCAGGACCTATACAGTCGCGCATGGCCAATACCGATTGGTCGGCCCTGCAGGAAACAGATGATTATTCCTATGCAAACAATACAGCGTATGCCGGCAACAGCCATATCACCTTGTACCGCAATGCAGTGCTGGTATGGGGTGAGGAGCCGGCTGCCGCAGCGCCACAGGTAATGGTGAAAGCCTGGTCATCGGCACAGAGCAGCGGGCAGCAGACCATCAGTACTTATCTCACCCTTAACAATGAAGGCAATATGCCGGTAGCTTATGGCGACCTGTCTGTGCGCTACTGGTTTACCGCAGAGGGTGCTGCCCCGCTCAATGCCTGGATCGATTATGCCAGGCTGAGCAGCAGCAATATCCTGCGCAGTTTCCATGCCGTAACACCAGCATTGGCCGGTGCCGATCAGTATTTAGAGATCAGGCTTAATCCCGCGTTGGGCAACTTATATCCTGCCAGCAGTACAGGCAATATCCAGTACCGCATCGCCAAATCAGATTGGTCGGTCTTTACGCAGGCCAACGATCATTCCTACACAGCGCCTGCGCCATTGGCAGTCAATGATCATATCACCGTTTATTATAAAGGCGAGCTGATCTATGGAACAGCACCCGGTGCTGAACTGCTGACCAACAGCGGCCATCAGCAGGCAACGAATACTGCAGACAAAACAGACATCAGCACAGCTGCCCAACAGCAGGTGGTCTTGTTTCCCAATCCTGCCACCGGTAATTTAAACATCCGCCTGGGCAAACCCGAACAGGGCGCACAGGTGCAGGTATATACGTTGAAAGGACAACTGCTGCTGAAACAAAGGATCACCGGCACCAGTCATACGATCTCTTTGCAGGGCTTGCCGGTGGGTATGTACAATGTGGAGGTACGCAACGGAACGATGGTGACAACGAAGCTGGTATTTAAAAACTGA
- a CDS encoding heparinase II/III family protein, with translation MKINTCLFSFTILFGLSIQAQEIKLPAAFSQAHPRLQVNKADKDAINQAIRTGDAARRAFDQLKAGIDVYVTRHETDSSWMVSRLQMYWKTKSTEVYIRGGVYDHAEGTAPVPTVRFPGSRGGVTVYAAPKLEDILPYMDDPRGAYLINRSKPGQPLEWTDISNTSGILDGINKNIMGMANTAALVYFISGEEKYARFAYDLFNTYMTGMYYRQPPKDVSHGHHETIGGLSTFEVIQETPIINSITGIYDCLYDYIQQKAPANMPVYTAVLRKWADVQIDHGVAFNNWDLIEARNILTIASVLEDNHQYPDGKGRQYYIDFVLNKNVERQWSIRKLLEGYDADNGLWSECPGYSMGVLGDFTELVRRFDRQFHHDLLPDVPILQKAVLASAQYLFPNGFFTSFGDSHYGRLSTAGAANLVANAQQHGKKEQEAIYTRYIKTINELNSRTGQSTNGAAIQPGRKEGLAALLPDENNVLNASIAPGHISDYVTPVFSAPHVSYFALRNGFHPVDGLMVAMSGSKGNHMHAGGISMEIFGKGMVLGPESGIGTNYFQQDYAEYYSQFPAHNTVAVDGISAYPVMKSNHGFEVKHAYPASGVKEGYFPAVSFGDLIFLEPETQSDQDRLTSIIRTSDTTGYYVDVFRSKRRDGKDKMHDYFYHNMGQQVTVNDASGKPLVMQPTEELSFSGGHLFAYDYFWDKQFTNTAQDVKAVFNLAMPGKDAMQMNMWIKGAEGRKIFSVKAPKSRSVDRMGLPESIAELPLPTIIARQSGEAWTKPFVVVFEPSTTAQPASIRSIQSFTPTQAPAGFTGLIISGKAGDLQTIFADAGGQRLLTQEDRSFQGTYAVISEAKEGLQYLFLGNGQSVAKGGYSIKARAANTSAALCRTAQGWSFTASAPVTITLPATALAGKTTITYTRDNKTITIPGKRMVQNKQSVFQFDLPAMSYTSLQ, from the coding sequence ATGAAGATCAACACTTGCCTGTTTTCCTTTACCATCCTCTTCGGTTTGTCCATCCAAGCCCAGGAGATCAAATTGCCGGCTGCCTTTTCGCAGGCACACCCGCGTCTGCAGGTCAACAAAGCTGATAAGGATGCCATCAACCAGGCCATCCGCACTGGGGATGCCGCCCGCCGGGCTTTCGACCAGTTGAAGGCAGGCATTGATGTGTATGTAACGCGGCATGAAACAGACAGCAGCTGGATGGTATCACGCTTGCAGATGTATTGGAAAACGAAGTCTACCGAAGTATATATCCGGGGCGGCGTGTATGATCATGCAGAGGGAACAGCACCGGTGCCTACCGTGCGTTTCCCCGGTTCCAGAGGTGGTGTTACCGTATATGCAGCGCCCAAACTGGAAGACATCCTGCCCTATATGGATGATCCTCGTGGGGCCTACCTGATAAACCGGTCAAAACCTGGTCAACCCCTGGAGTGGACGGATATATCGAATACCAGTGGCATACTCGATGGCATCAATAAGAATATTATGGGCATGGCCAATACGGCTGCCCTGGTGTATTTTATTTCCGGCGAAGAAAAGTATGCCCGCTTTGCCTACGACCTTTTCAATACTTATATGACCGGTATGTATTACCGCCAACCGCCGAAGGATGTATCTCATGGTCATCATGAAACCATTGGCGGGCTATCCACCTTCGAAGTGATCCAGGAAACACCCATCATCAATAGCATCACCGGTATTTATGATTGCCTGTATGATTATATACAGCAAAAAGCGCCGGCCAATATGCCGGTGTATACGGCCGTACTGCGTAAATGGGCGGATGTACAAATTGATCATGGGGTGGCTTTCAACAACTGGGACCTTATTGAAGCCCGCAATATCCTGACCATTGCTTCGGTATTGGAAGACAATCACCAATACCCCGATGGAAAAGGCCGGCAGTATTATATCGATTTTGTACTTAATAAAAATGTAGAGCGGCAATGGTCGATCCGGAAACTGCTGGAAGGTTATGATGCGGATAACGGACTGTGGTCCGAATGTCCGGGTTATTCCATGGGCGTACTCGGTGATTTTACAGAACTGGTGAGGCGTTTTGACCGGCAGTTCCACCACGACCTGCTGCCCGATGTACCCATTCTACAAAAGGCCGTACTGGCTTCTGCGCAATACCTGTTTCCTAATGGTTTCTTCACTTCCTTTGGTGATTCTCATTATGGCCGACTGTCAACAGCGGGTGCGGCCAACCTGGTGGCCAATGCACAACAGCATGGCAAGAAAGAACAGGAAGCGATCTACACCCGCTACATTAAGACGATCAACGAACTGAATAGCCGCACAGGGCAGAGCACCAATGGTGCTGCCATACAACCCGGCAGAAAGGAAGGCCTGGCAGCTTTGTTGCCCGATGAGAACAATGTACTCAATGCATCTATAGCTCCCGGCCATATCAGTGATTATGTAACGCCCGTTTTTTCGGCACCCCATGTAAGTTATTTTGCTTTGCGCAATGGGTTTCATCCGGTGGATGGCCTCATGGTGGCTATGTCGGGCTCCAAAGGCAACCATATGCATGCGGGTGGTATCTCCATGGAAATATTTGGCAAGGGTATGGTACTTGGCCCGGAAAGCGGGATCGGCACCAATTATTTCCAGCAGGATTATGCAGAATACTATTCACAGTTTCCGGCACACAATACCGTAGCTGTAGATGGCATATCGGCCTATCCGGTTATGAAAAGCAATCATGGTTTTGAGGTGAAGCATGCTTATCCTGCCTCCGGTGTAAAAGAAGGTTATTTCCCCGCTGTAAGTTTTGGTGATCTTATCTTCCTGGAACCGGAAACCCAATCGGATCAGGACCGCCTCACCAGCATCATCCGCACCAGCGATACCACGGGTTATTATGTTGATGTTTTCCGCTCCAAACGCCGCGATGGGAAAGATAAAATGCACGACTATTTCTACCACAATATGGGGCAGCAGGTAACGGTGAACGATGCCAGTGGCAAGCCCCTGGTAATGCAGCCAACGGAGGAACTATCCTTTAGCGGTGGTCACCTCTTTGCTTATGATTATTTCTGGGACAAGCAGTTTACCAATACCGCACAGGATGTAAAAGCTGTGTTCAATCTTGCTATGCCCGGCAAAGATGCTATGCAGATGAATATGTGGATCAAAGGAGCGGAGGGCCGGAAAATATTTTCGGTAAAAGCGCCTAAGTCCAGATCGGTAGATAGGATGGGCCTGCCGGAATCCATTGCCGAATTGCCCTTGCCTACTATTATAGCCCGTCAAAGTGGAGAAGCCTGGACAAAACCTTTTGTGGTGGTCTTTGAACCATCCACTACTGCACAACCGGCTTCCATCCGCTCAATACAATCTTTTACGCCAACCCAGGCGCCTGCCGGTTTCACCGGGCTGATCATCAGCGGCAAGGCAGGCGATCTGCAAACCATATTTGCCGATGCCGGTGGCCAACGGCTATTAACCCAGGAGGACAGGTCATTCCAGGGCACCTACGCGGTGATCAGTGAAGCAAAGGAAGGGTTGCAGTATTTATTCCTGGGCAACGGCCAGTCTGTAGCAAAAGGCGGCTACAGTATTAAAGCCCGTGCAGCCAATACGAGCGCCGCTTTGTGTCGTACGGCGCAGGGATGGTCTTTTACAGCCAGTGCACCGGTGACGATTACCTTGCCGGCAACCGCCCTGGCCGGTAAAACAACCATTACTTATACACGCGATAATAAAACCATTACCATTCCGGGTAAAAGAATGGTTCAAAACAAACAATCGGTATTTCAATTTGACTTGCCGGCGATGTCCTATACCAGCCTGCAATAA